The Zingiber officinale cultivar Zhangliang chromosome 9A, Zo_v1.1, whole genome shotgun sequence genome window below encodes:
- the LOC122020281 gene encoding polyadenylate-binding protein-interacting protein 12-like isoform X2 has translation MASMLTSVELNTIHSSTEAAADDSERERVSTNWSAHHLSMVVSETANGVDLAAYSASAAGDLDRKEAPDSNKSVDLASSATVVAVGDSLPTFLPHPNPNGFHLKDQQLHRVSSPGPAAASQRPQGSEQEMRDLEELLSKLNPMAAEFVPPSIAGGGLAAPYGGLGVGFGGGFYGGGFGATLALGNGGFDGGSGRRNKNGYGQGNRRMNSRTSLAQRDEVIRRTVYVADVDRQVTEEELAILFNRCGHVVDCRMCGDPKTILRFAFIEFEDDESARAALNLSGAMLGSYPLRVLPSKTAIAPVNPTFLPSSDDEREMCSRTVYCTNIDKKVSQAEIRLFFEFLCGEVYRLRLLGDQNHSTRIAFVEFVRGEPFQDSCAPSFFSPAPALNLCGLKKHSIAILQ, from the exons ATGGCATCGATGCTGACATCCGTCGAGTTAAATACGATTCATAGTTCAACCGAAGCAGCCGCCGACGACtccgagagagagagagtttcTACGAATTGGTCTGCTCACCACCTGTCCATGGTCGTCTCCGAGACCGCAAACGGCGTTGATCTCGCCGCCTATTCGGCGTCAGCCGCCGGCGATCTCGACCGCAAGGAAGCGCCCGACTCCAATAAGTCCGTGGATCTCGCCTCCAGCGCTACAGTCGTCGCCGTCGGCGATTCTCTTCCCACCTTCCTCCCTCACCCCAATCCTAATGGCTTCCACCTCAAGGATCAGCAGCTGCACCGCGTCTCCAGTCCGGGGCCGGCCGCAGCGTCGCAGCGACCCCAGGGGTCGGAGCAGGAGATGAGGGATCTGGAGGAGCTCCTGTCGAAGCTGAATCCGATGGCGGCGGAGTTCGTTCCGCCTTCGATCGCCGGAGGTGGACTGGCCGCACCCTACGGAGGTCTTGGCGTTGGTTTTGGTGGCGGATTTTATGGGGGTGGATTTGGGGCGACCCTTGCTTTGGGAAATGGTGGCTTCGATGGAGGCAGTGGAAGGAGG AACAAAAACGGATACGGTCAGGGGAATCGTCGGATGAATAGCCGGACGAGTCTGGCACAGAGAGATGAGGTGATCAGAAGGACTGTATACGTTGCAGATGTAGATCGTCAG GTTACTGAAGAAGAGCTTGCAATACTTTTCAACCGCTGTGGACAT GTTGTTGACTGTCGAATGTGTGGGGACCCAAAAACTATTCTTCGGTTTGCTTTCATAGAGTTTGAGGATGATG AGAGTGCAAGAGCTGCTTTAAATCTGTCAGGAGCCATGCTTGGGTCTTACCCTCTTAGGGTGCTTCCTTCAAAGACTGCAATTGCGCCTGTGAACCCTACATTTTTGCCAAGC TCGGATGATGAACGTGAGATGTGCTCAAGGACTGTATACTGCACAAATATTGACAAGAAG GTTTCTCAAGCAGAAATTAGACTCTTCTTTGAGTTTTTATGTGGAGAG GTTTACCGGCTAAGGCTTCTTGGAGACCAAAATCATTCTACTCGGATCGCTTTTGTTGAGTTTGTAAGG GGTGAGCCCTTCCAAGACTCCTGTGCGCCCTCGTTCTTCTCGCCTGCCCCTGCATTGAATCTTTGTGGGTTGAAGAAACATTCCATAGCAATACTACAATAG
- the LOC122020281 gene encoding polyadenylate-binding protein-interacting protein 11-like isoform X1 has product MASMLTSVELNTIHSSTEAAADDSERERVSTNWSAHHLSMVVSETANGVDLAAYSASAAGDLDRKEAPDSNKSVDLASSATVVAVGDSLPTFLPHPNPNGFHLKDQQLHRVSSPGPAAASQRPQGSEQEMRDLEELLSKLNPMAAEFVPPSIAGGGLAAPYGGLGVGFGGGFYGGGFGATLALGNGGFDGGSGRRNKNGYGQGNRRMNSRTSLAQRDEVIRRTVYVADVDRQVTEEELAILFNRCGHVVDCRMCGDPKTILRFAFIEFEDDESARAALNLSGAMLGSYPLRVLPSKTAIAPVNPTFLPSSDDEREMCSRTVYCTNIDKKVSQAEIRLFFEFLCGEVYRLRLLGDQNHSTRIAFVEFVRAECATNALSCSGVVLGSLPIRVSPSKTPVRPRSSRLPLH; this is encoded by the exons ATGGCATCGATGCTGACATCCGTCGAGTTAAATACGATTCATAGTTCAACCGAAGCAGCCGCCGACGACtccgagagagagagagtttcTACGAATTGGTCTGCTCACCACCTGTCCATGGTCGTCTCCGAGACCGCAAACGGCGTTGATCTCGCCGCCTATTCGGCGTCAGCCGCCGGCGATCTCGACCGCAAGGAAGCGCCCGACTCCAATAAGTCCGTGGATCTCGCCTCCAGCGCTACAGTCGTCGCCGTCGGCGATTCTCTTCCCACCTTCCTCCCTCACCCCAATCCTAATGGCTTCCACCTCAAGGATCAGCAGCTGCACCGCGTCTCCAGTCCGGGGCCGGCCGCAGCGTCGCAGCGACCCCAGGGGTCGGAGCAGGAGATGAGGGATCTGGAGGAGCTCCTGTCGAAGCTGAATCCGATGGCGGCGGAGTTCGTTCCGCCTTCGATCGCCGGAGGTGGACTGGCCGCACCCTACGGAGGTCTTGGCGTTGGTTTTGGTGGCGGATTTTATGGGGGTGGATTTGGGGCGACCCTTGCTTTGGGAAATGGTGGCTTCGATGGAGGCAGTGGAAGGAGG AACAAAAACGGATACGGTCAGGGGAATCGTCGGATGAATAGCCGGACGAGTCTGGCACAGAGAGATGAGGTGATCAGAAGGACTGTATACGTTGCAGATGTAGATCGTCAG GTTACTGAAGAAGAGCTTGCAATACTTTTCAACCGCTGTGGACAT GTTGTTGACTGTCGAATGTGTGGGGACCCAAAAACTATTCTTCGGTTTGCTTTCATAGAGTTTGAGGATGATG AGAGTGCAAGAGCTGCTTTAAATCTGTCAGGAGCCATGCTTGGGTCTTACCCTCTTAGGGTGCTTCCTTCAAAGACTGCAATTGCGCCTGTGAACCCTACATTTTTGCCAAGC TCGGATGATGAACGTGAGATGTGCTCAAGGACTGTATACTGCACAAATATTGACAAGAAG GTTTCTCAAGCAGAAATTAGACTCTTCTTTGAGTTTTTATGTGGAGAG GTTTACCGGCTAAGGCTTCTTGGAGACCAAAATCATTCTACTCGGATCGCTTTTGTTGAGTTTGTAAGG GCTGAGTGCGCAACTAATGCTTTGAGCTGTAGTGGAGTTGTCTTAGGATCCTTGCCAATCAG GGTGAGCCCTTCCAAGACTCCTGTGCGCCCTCGTTCTTCTCGCCTGCCCCTGCATTGA